CCTCCCAGGCGCGGGCGAGCGCGCCGACGGTGCCGAGTTCGCCGACGAGGACGCCGCCGACCAGGCGGTCCTCGCGGACGACGACCTTCCGGTAGGTGCCGCGGGTGGCGTCGGCGAGCCGTACGACGTCGTCGCCCGGTTGCGCCTCGGTCTCGCCGAACGCGGCCAGGTCGAAGGGGGCGCCCGCGCCGGTGAGGGTCAGCCGGGTCAGGGAACGGGTGCCCGAGTACCGGGCGCCGGGGCTTCCCGCGAGCAACTCGGCCAGCGCGTCGGCCTGTTCCAGGGCGGGCGCGGCCAGGCCGTAGACCGTGCCGTCGTGCTGGGCGCAGTCGCCGACGGCGTGGATGTGCGGGTCGCAGGTGCGCAGCTCGTCGTCGACGAGGACGCCCCGGTGGACGGCGAGACCGGCCTGTTCGGCGAGTGAGGTGCGCGGGCGTGCCCCGCACGCGAGCACGACGAGGTCGGCGTCGAGCGCGTACCCGTCGGCCATCTCCACCGAGCGCACGGCCCCCGCGACACAGCGCACGTCCCGCACCCGGCACTCGGTGTGCACCTCGACGCCCAGCTCGGTCAGGTGCCGCAGCACCAGCCGGGAGGCGTCCGGGTCGAGCTGGCGTTCCATGAGCCGCTCGGCCTGCTGGGCGAGGACCACCTGCGCGCCGCGCGCGGCGAGCGCGCGGGCGGCGGACACGCCGAGCAGCCCGCCCCCGATGACGACGGCGCGCCCACCCGGCCGGACCGCCTTGGCGAGCCCCAGGCAGTCGTCCATGGTGCGGAACGCGTGGACGCCCTCGGGGAGTCGGTGGTCCGGGGTGAACAGACCGCGCAGCGGCGGCAGCACCGGATTGGAGCCGGTGGCCAGAACCAGCGTGTCGTATGCGATCGAGGAGCCGTCGGCGCACTCGACCGTCCGGGCGGCCCGGTCGATACCGGTGACCCGGGCGCGCAGCAGGCCGGCGGGCGCCGGCAGGCCGATCACCTCGGGGGCGTACCGCCCGGCCAGCACCTCGGCGAGCAGCACCCTGTTGTACGGCGGGTGCTCCTCCTCGCCGACGAGCAGCGCGGGCGTGCCCAGCTCGCCGAGCCGCCGGGCGAGCCGTACGCCCGCGAGGCCGGCGCCGATCACCACCACACGCGTATTCGAGGTCATGCCCTTGAGCGTGCGGTCACGACGTTACCCGGCCGCATCACGTCGGTTTCCCGTGGGGAACGCTGCCCTCAGCTGCCGCCGGCTCGGCGTGTGAGGTCCGCGGTGCGGTGAGCCGGGTTTCGGCTGCGGCGCCGTCGGGGTTGCCCGCGCCCACCCGGCGGAGCCGCATATCGATACAGCCCCGCGCCCCTTCGGGGCGCTGCTCTCAGCGGCTCCCGGTCAGATGCGCGAACACCACCACGTTGCCCTGATACCCGGTCGTCCTCGAATACCCCCCACCGCA
Above is a genomic segment from Streptomyces fodineus containing:
- a CDS encoding NAD(P)/FAD-dependent oxidoreductase encodes the protein MTSNTRVVVIGAGLAGVRLARRLGELGTPALLVGEEEHPPYNRVLLAEVLAGRYAPEVIGLPAPAGLLRARVTGIDRAARTVECADGSSIAYDTLVLATGSNPVLPPLRGLFTPDHRLPEGVHAFRTMDDCLGLAKAVRPGGRAVVIGGGLLGVSAARALAARGAQVVLAQQAERLMERQLDPDASRLVLRHLTELGVEVHTECRVRDVRCVAGAVRSVEMADGYALDADLVVLACGARPRTSLAEQAGLAVHRGVLVDDELRTCDPHIHAVGDCAQHDGTVYGLAAPALEQADALAELLAGSPGARYSGTRSLTRLTLTGAGAPFDLAAFGETEAQPGDDVVRLADATRGTYRKVVVREDRLVGGVLVGELGTVGALARAWEGAEPLPDDGPLLHLLTNDGGS